One window from the genome of Chroococcidiopsis sp. TS-821 encodes:
- a CDS encoding TRC40/GET3/ArsA family transport-energizing ATPase, with protein sequence MRVILMTGKGGVGKTSVAAATGLRCAELGYRTLVLSTDPAHSLADSFDLELGHDPRPVRPNLWGAELDALLELEGNWGAVKRYITQVLQARGLDGVQAEELAILPGMDEIFGLVRMKRHYDEGEFDVLIIDSAPTGTALRLLSLPEVSGWYMRRFYKPLQKMSVALRPLVEPLFRPIAGFSLPDKEVMDAPYEFYEQIEALEKVLTDNMQTSVRLVTNPEKMVLKESLRAHAYLSLYNVATDLVVANRIIPEEVQDPFFQRWKENQQQYRQEIHENFRPLPVKEVPLYSEELCGLAALERLKDTLYKDEDPTQVYYKETTVRVVQNNNQYSLELYLPGIAKDNIQLSKTGDELNITIGNHRRNLVLPQALAALQPAGAKMEDDYLKIRFANGVGA encoded by the coding sequence ATGCGTGTAATTCTGATGACAGGCAAAGGAGGAGTCGGAAAAACCTCTGTTGCTGCTGCTACTGGACTTCGTTGCGCAGAGTTAGGCTATCGCACACTCGTTTTGAGTACCGATCCAGCACATTCACTTGCAGATAGTTTTGACTTAGAACTCGGACACGATCCGCGACCAGTCCGCCCGAACCTTTGGGGAGCAGAATTAGACGCATTATTAGAATTAGAAGGCAATTGGGGAGCTGTTAAGCGCTATATTACTCAAGTCTTACAAGCACGGGGACTCGACGGCGTACAAGCTGAAGAACTCGCAATTTTGCCTGGAATGGATGAAATTTTCGGTTTGGTACGTATGAAGCGCCATTACGACGAGGGCGAGTTTGATGTTTTAATTATCGACTCGGCTCCGACTGGTACTGCACTGCGTTTATTGAGTCTACCCGAAGTGAGTGGCTGGTATATGCGACGTTTTTACAAGCCATTACAAAAGATGTCTGTGGCGTTAAGACCGCTTGTAGAGCCTTTATTTCGACCGATCGCAGGATTTTCTTTACCTGACAAAGAAGTGATGGATGCGCCGTATGAATTTTACGAGCAAATCGAAGCTTTGGAAAAAGTATTAACTGATAATATGCAAACTTCGGTACGCTTGGTAACAAACCCTGAAAAAATGGTGCTGAAAGAATCGCTACGCGCCCATGCTTATTTAAGTTTGTATAATGTAGCAACAGATTTAGTCGTTGCCAATCGGATTATTCCTGAGGAAGTGCAAGATCCTTTCTTTCAAAGATGGAAGGAAAATCAACAGCAATATCGCCAAGAAATTCATGAAAATTTTCGTCCATTACCTGTAAAGGAAGTCCCTTTATATTCTGAAGAACTGTGCGGTTTAGCAGCTTTAGAGCGACTGAAAGATACGCTTTATAAAGATGAAGACCCAACGCAAGTTTATTACAAAGAAACGACTGTACGCGTTGTTCAAAATAACAATCAGTACAGCTTGGAACTTTATCTACCAGGAATCGCTAAAGACAATATTCAATTAAGTAAAACTGGCGATGAATTAAATATCACCATTGGCAATCATCGCCGTAACTTAGTATTGCCGCAAGCTTTAGCCGCATTACAACCAGCAGGTGCAAAAATGGAGGATGATTATTTGAAGATTCGTTTTGCTAATGGTGTAGGAGCTTAG
- the cobM gene encoding precorrin-4 C(11)-methyltransferase → MNNSTSLLPKVYLVGAGPGDPDLLTVKAQKILAQADVVLFADSLVPREILQYCRSDAEIIRTANKTLEDILPVMVERVRSHKSVVRLQSGDPSLYSAIHEQMQALAEADIPFEVIPGISAFQAAAAKLNVELTIPGVVQTIILGRISGRTEVPATEELSSLAAHQASLCLYLSARHADKAQSQLLEHYPAHTPVAICFRVGWSDEKIILTTLTEMAKVTQAENLIRTTLYIISPALTATAARSRLYHPEHSHLFRPHQPTAS, encoded by the coding sequence ATGAATAATTCAACATCACTCTTACCGAAAGTTTATCTTGTAGGTGCAGGTCCTGGAGATCCAGATCTTTTAACGGTCAAAGCACAAAAAATTCTCGCACAGGCGGATGTGGTATTGTTTGCCGATTCGCTTGTTCCACGCGAGATTTTACAATATTGTCGCTCGGATGCCGAAATAATTAGAACAGCGAATAAGACTTTAGAAGATATTTTGCCTGTAATGGTGGAACGCGTGCGATCGCATAAATCAGTCGTACGACTGCAATCGGGCGATCCGAGTCTCTATAGTGCGATCCACGAACAAATGCAAGCCTTAGCAGAAGCCGATATTCCCTTTGAGGTGATTCCTGGAATTAGTGCTTTTCAAGCGGCGGCGGCTAAACTCAATGTTGAGCTAACAATTCCTGGAGTTGTACAAACTATTATCCTTGGTCGGATTAGCGGACGCACAGAAGTTCCCGCAACCGAAGAATTATCCTCACTTGCAGCACATCAAGCAAGTCTTTGCTTATATCTGAGTGCGCGTCACGCAGACAAAGCCCAAAGCCAACTTCTCGAACACTACCCAGCACACACTCCAGTCGCAATTTGCTTCCGCGTTGGTTGGTCAGATGAGAAAATTATTTTGACAACGTTAACAGAAATGGCAAAAGTTACTCAAGCAGAGAACCTAATTCGCACCACTCTTTATATTATTAGCCCCGCCCTCACAGCAACCGCCGCCCGTTCTCGCTTATACCATCCTGAACACTCTCACCTATTCCGCCCACACCAACCCACAGCATCTTAA
- a CDS encoding tubulin-like doman-containing protein produces MYSQNSINERQYRGINRTICIGLGGTGRDVLMRVRRLIVDRYKNLDNLPVVSFVHIDTDKEATQAVSLRTGNIYQGVDLGFQDAEKVNATMTATQITELVQGLEQCNLIGDQPSPYAHIAEWFPPQLLRNIKAIDQGAKGIRPIGRLSFFHNYSKIKHAIEIAEQRTRGHERELLQNFSLIVDPGLNIVVVGSLCGGTGSGTFLDMAYSLRYAYPEVKQLIGYLVISPELYGNTPNMCANTYAALMELDYYSSPGTTFEACYDPRYHISVCEKRPPFDYTYLVSKSTEQGNYVIDKQRKLCNVIANKIALDFSSELAPVVKGMRDNFAQHLIQEDDHPRPNTQNYLTFGLAAIYFPRDRISQITVTRISHKLVNFWLQGEGQSPDPLKLLEQFFIEYHWHNSLEQKNGLISKLEDLPLENEKNFNALMNTWKSKLENKITDCKTKEDRSSLLRQLQRDFREQFYKTKSGDTESNRGAWLTKIIKGKASLATKLCEDIDSYLYSLLQPNNQYFSITNSRNWLDALQSELNTYQYEIESKIKSFDGERTLDHLEKKWLQVSKIVQDIEEEFKLLFNNKNSRVQDEARRAVKETESAIKQNFNLSVALEALEIVKILQQHVQTRANQLTILSRAIETLKNEYEKEQIRLKQSNSDEMSGEEIFSEEDIESCYEALLPQREYRAQSIQITKKVLEHIAEGASLAVLLVQNHIGAEQLKQEIDNKVNQLFGSRSADLIQSVIKRFNEKYPVSERAVRLGQIIREAQPLLPLNLTAPYFHNSLAKKSQLIGFKDTDESEVQHFHEVLTNKLAIPDNEIKSTQHEDKVLIVTEYAAFPLRLIDNLEQLRNHYIRQKNQPGNAPLHNHRGEGFTDIVPPPVKEMLALQDIFYPCLALNLIQNNPETHRLEFQYFDELRGQYYTASLDPAWKKALQELIDNKNKAAALQELLDRVIEEIEHQPRRWHEHYLPQLRRFVQQVDNLPDNHVNYPYRLNVVGSRGSDSTIAREGVINRFQAKMQKKFVEDISSNNGNASNSSSKVLTGEVILLEPAVDIEDNRTRRRIEIERLKQDLADGILTQEEYEHEHRQIIAKYPLR; encoded by the coding sequence ATGTATAGTCAAAACTCTATAAATGAACGTCAATACCGAGGAATTAATCGCACTATTTGTATTGGTTTGGGTGGTACTGGTAGAGATGTTTTGATGCGCGTTCGTAGGCTAATTGTAGACCGCTATAAAAATTTAGATAATCTACCAGTAGTTAGTTTTGTTCATATTGATACAGACAAAGAAGCAACACAAGCTGTTAGCCTGCGAACAGGTAATATATACCAAGGTGTTGACTTAGGTTTTCAAGATGCAGAAAAAGTCAATGCTACAATGACTGCTACGCAAATTACAGAATTAGTTCAAGGGTTAGAGCAATGCAATCTAATTGGCGACCAACCCAGTCCTTACGCTCATATTGCTGAGTGGTTTCCACCTCAACTTTTAAGAAACATCAAAGCAATAGATCAAGGTGCAAAAGGTATTAGACCTATTGGTAGACTGTCATTTTTTCACAACTATTCAAAAATTAAACACGCGATAGAAATTGCTGAACAGCGTACGCGGGGACACGAGCGAGAATTACTGCAAAATTTCAGCTTGATTGTCGATCCTGGGCTAAATATTGTGGTTGTAGGTTCGTTGTGTGGTGGTACAGGTAGCGGTACTTTTTTAGATATGGCATATAGCTTACGATATGCCTACCCTGAAGTTAAACAACTTATTGGATATTTAGTTATTAGCCCAGAATTATACGGTAACACACCAAATATGTGTGCAAATACGTATGCAGCATTAATGGAGCTTGATTATTATTCAAGTCCTGGTACAACGTTTGAAGCCTGCTACGACCCAAGATATCACATTAGTGTGTGCGAAAAACGTCCTCCATTTGATTACACCTACCTAGTTTCTAAATCAACTGAACAAGGTAACTATGTTATCGATAAACAGCGCAAACTTTGTAATGTTATTGCCAATAAAATTGCGCTAGATTTTTCTAGCGAGTTGGCTCCTGTTGTTAAGGGAATGCGTGATAACTTTGCGCAGCATCTTATTCAAGAAGACGATCACCCACGTCCTAATACTCAAAATTACCTGACTTTTGGTTTAGCGGCTATTTATTTTCCACGCGATCGCATTTCTCAAATCACAGTTACGCGTATCAGTCATAAGCTTGTTAATTTTTGGTTGCAAGGGGAGGGACAAAGCCCCGATCCGCTAAAATTACTAGAGCAGTTTTTCATTGAGTATCATTGGCATAATAGCTTAGAGCAAAAGAACGGTCTAATCTCTAAGTTAGAAGACTTACCGCTAGAGAATGAGAAAAATTTTAATGCTTTGATGAACACTTGGAAATCAAAGTTAGAAAATAAAATTACTGATTGTAAAACCAAAGAAGATCGTTCTAGCTTGCTGCGACAACTTCAAAGAGATTTTCGCGAACAATTTTATAAAACTAAATCAGGAGATACAGAAAGTAATCGCGGAGCTTGGTTAACAAAAATTATAAAAGGCAAAGCTAGCTTAGCTACAAAACTTTGCGAAGATATTGACAGCTATTTATATAGCTTGCTTCAACCTAATAACCAATACTTCTCAATTACCAATAGTCGGAACTGGCTTGATGCGCTTCAATCCGAATTAAATACTTATCAATACGAAATAGAATCAAAAATAAAAAGTTTTGATGGCGAGCGTACACTAGACCATTTAGAAAAAAAATGGTTACAAGTGAGTAAAATAGTGCAAGATATTGAAGAAGAATTTAAATTACTGTTCAATAATAAAAATAGTCGCGTTCAAGATGAAGCAAGAAGGGCAGTAAAAGAAACAGAATCAGCCATCAAACAAAATTTCAACTTATCTGTAGCATTAGAAGCTTTAGAAATTGTCAAAATCTTGCAGCAACACGTACAAACAAGAGCCAATCAATTAACTATTTTAAGTCGAGCAATAGAAACTTTAAAAAATGAATATGAAAAAGAACAAATAAGATTGAAACAATCGAATTCGGATGAAATGAGTGGTGAGGAGATTTTCTCCGAAGAAGATATAGAAAGTTGTTATGAAGCTTTATTACCTCAAAGAGAATATCGCGCTCAATCAATTCAAATCACTAAAAAAGTTTTAGAACATATTGCTGAAGGAGCCTCTTTAGCAGTTCTTCTTGTACAAAATCATATTGGGGCAGAACAACTAAAACAAGAAATTGACAATAAAGTAAACCAATTATTTGGTTCGCGGAGTGCAGATCTCATACAATCAGTTATCAAGCGCTTCAACGAGAAATATCCTGTTTCAGAACGTGCAGTACGGCTAGGGCAAATTATCCGCGAAGCACAGCCACTACTACCGCTCAATCTTACTGCGCCTTATTTTCACAATAGTCTCGCTAAGAAGAGTCAACTTATTGGTTTTAAAGATACTGATGAATCAGAAGTACAACATTTTCATGAAGTTCTAACAAATAAATTAGCGATTCCTGATAATGAAATTAAATCTACTCAGCATGAAGATAAGGTTTTAATTGTTACAGAATATGCTGCTTTTCCTTTAAGATTAATTGATAATTTAGAGCAGCTTAGGAACCACTACATACGACAAAAAAATCAACCAGGAAATGCTCCATTACATAACCATCGAGGTGAAGGTTTTACTGATATTGTACCGCCACCTGTTAAAGAAATGCTTGCTTTGCAAGATATTTTTTATCCTTGCTTAGCTTTAAATTTGATTCAAAATAATCCAGAAACTCACCGACTTGAATTTCAATATTTTGATGAGTTACGCGGACAATACTATACTGCTTCTCTCGATCCAGCATGGAAAAAAGCTTTACAAGAATTAATTGATAATAAGAATAAAGCAGCTGCACTCCAAGAATTACTAGATAGAGTTATCGAAGAAATAGAACATCAACCACGCAGATGGCACGAACACTACTTACCACAGCTTCGTAGGTTTGTACAGCAAGTTGATAACTTACCAGATAATCACGTGAATTATCCTTATCGTTTAAACGTCGTCGGTTCGCGAGGAAGTGATTCTACTATTGCAAGAGAAGGAGTTATTAATCGCTTCCAAGCAAAGATGCAGAAAAAATTTGTAGAAGATATATCTAGTAATAATGGTAATGCAAGCAATTCTAGCTCTAAAGTTCTCACAGGCGAAGTGATTTTGCTTGAGCCTGCTGTAGATATTGAAGATAATAGAACGCGACGTCGCATAGAAATCGAGCGTCTGAAGCAAGATCTCGCCGATGGTATTCTCACTCAAGAAGAATACGAGCACGAGCATCGACAAATTATAGCTAAGTATCCCTTGCGTTAG
- a CDS encoding SAM-dependent methyltransferase: MTQQKLNSKAFVSLSARLTAAMRSQETARCDRLFNDPFATQLAGADAFAFLAQRKIQPEQDGRPYVVVRTRFFDDFLLAKQLPQVVILASGMDTRAYRLLWVADTKVYELDQLEVLRYKDAVLKDATPTCQRYAIAADLTQPWSHLLLDRGYRTDLPSVWLIEGLLMYLDIPQVHTLLTTVSQLAVAGSWLGLDVINTTAIPSTTDSSFQGYWRSGCDNPEELLADYGWKAKVIQPGDEGAHFGRYTRKLPPRDVPNVERVFLVTAQKFPR, from the coding sequence ATGACGCAACAAAAGCTTAATTCAAAGGCGTTTGTATCGCTCTCTGCAAGACTCACAGCAGCAATGCGATCGCAAGAAACTGCAAGATGCGATCGCCTTTTTAACGATCCATTTGCGACTCAACTTGCGGGTGCTGATGCATTCGCCTTTTTAGCACAACGAAAAATTCAACCAGAACAGGATGGAAGACCTTATGTCGTTGTTCGTACGCGATTTTTTGATGATTTTCTCTTAGCAAAACAACTTCCGCAAGTTGTCATTTTAGCATCAGGAATGGATACGCGAGCCTATCGGCTTCTTTGGGTAGCAGATACCAAAGTCTACGAACTCGATCAACTTGAAGTTCTTCGTTATAAGGATGCTGTACTAAAAGACGCAACACCTACTTGCCAACGGTACGCGATCGCCGCCGATCTGACGCAACCTTGGTCGCATTTATTATTAGATCGAGGTTATCGTACTGATCTGCCTTCTGTATGGTTAATCGAAGGCTTATTGATGTACTTAGATATACCGCAAGTCCATACTTTGCTGACAACAGTCTCGCAACTAGCGGTAGCCGGAAGCTGGCTCGGTTTAGATGTCATTAATACTACAGCAATACCATCAACCACAGACAGTAGTTTTCAAGGATATTGGCGTTCTGGATGTGATAACCCAGAAGAGTTGCTAGCAGACTACGGGTGGAAAGCAAAAGTTATTCAACCTGGAGATGAGGGCGCGCATTTTGGGCGTTATACTCGCAAATTACCACCTCGCGACGTTCCCAATGTCGAACGGGTATTTCTTGTAACCGCGCAGAAATTTCCTCGCTGA
- the dnaN gene encoding DNA polymerase III subunit beta, giving the protein MKFVCNQSDISTNLSLVSRAVPSRPTHPILANVLLTADAQQGQVSLTAFDLSLGIRTSFAAQVETGGEIALPAKLLNDIISRMPQGELTIDDEGDTPLSATIASTSGKYQVRGMEVDEFPELPVVESETIYLPAEALTEGLRGSLFATSADETKQILSGLHLTIEQDTLEFAATDGHRLAVVQTINENAPVEVETTQLEVTVPAKALRELERMLGMRDQSESLALYCDRGQIVFEWENQRLTSRTLEGQYPAYRQLIPRQFEIQVTLERKYLLSAIERIAVLADQKNNIVKFTLDSPRQELALSVDAQDIGSGRESMSAQISGDSIDIAFNIKYLVDGLKALPTSEIQMQINTPTSPVILTPLGGVKMTYLIMPVQIRT; this is encoded by the coding sequence ATGAAATTCGTTTGCAACCAAAGTGATATCAGTACAAACTTGTCACTCGTCAGTCGGGCGGTTCCTTCACGTCCAACACATCCAATTTTGGCAAACGTTCTCCTAACCGCAGACGCACAGCAAGGACAAGTAAGTTTGACTGCGTTCGATCTTAGCTTAGGGATTCGCACGAGTTTCGCGGCTCAAGTCGAAACAGGTGGAGAAATCGCCCTTCCGGCGAAGTTACTCAATGACATTATCTCTCGAATGCCACAAGGAGAATTGACGATTGATGACGAAGGCGACACGCCGTTAAGTGCAACGATCGCATCAACTTCGGGAAAGTATCAAGTGCGGGGTATGGAAGTTGACGAATTTCCCGAATTACCTGTTGTTGAAAGTGAAACGATTTATCTCCCAGCAGAAGCATTAACCGAAGGGCTACGCGGTTCTTTGTTTGCAACGAGTGCAGATGAAACGAAACAAATACTATCTGGACTGCATTTGACTATAGAACAAGATACTCTAGAATTTGCAGCTACAGATGGTCATCGTTTGGCAGTTGTACAAACGATCAATGAAAACGCCCCTGTAGAGGTTGAAACAACGCAATTAGAGGTGACAGTACCAGCAAAAGCTTTGCGCGAACTAGAACGGATGCTAGGAATGCGCGATCAAAGCGAATCATTGGCATTGTACTGCGATCGCGGACAAATTGTTTTTGAATGGGAAAACCAAAGACTGACTAGTCGCACATTAGAAGGACAATATCCGGCTTATCGTCAACTAATTCCCCGTCAATTTGAAATTCAAGTTACACTCGAACGCAAGTATCTACTCAGTGCAATCGAACGAATTGCTGTTTTAGCAGACCAGAAAAATAATATTGTTAAATTTACGCTAGATAGTCCAAGACAAGAATTAGCTCTATCAGTTGATGCGCAAGATATTGGTAGCGGTAGAGAATCAATGTCTGCACAAATCTCTGGTGATAGCATTGATATTGCCTTTAATATTAAATATCTAGTTGATGGCTTAAAAGCACTTCCAACTTCAGAAATTCAAATGCAGATTAATACACCAACAAGCCCAGTAATCTTAACGCCGCTGGGTGGTGTAAAAATGACTTATTTGATTATGCCAGTGCAAATTAGAACTTAG
- a CDS encoding flavin reductase family protein: MLDEQAKKTMLRKIPHGLYICGVKDGEEVNGFTASWLMQASFKPPLVVNCVKQDSKSHAMIKNSGVFAISFLDDSQKEVAQKFFQPQRRVGNKFEDVEFYIGETGCPIISDSLGYIECQVVDAVEKGDHTIYVGEVIAAGVHREGESLRLETTGWNYGG; this comes from the coding sequence TTGTTAGACGAACAAGCCAAAAAAACCATGTTGCGGAAAATTCCTCACGGTTTATACATCTGTGGCGTCAAAGATGGAGAAGAAGTCAATGGCTTTACTGCTAGCTGGTTAATGCAAGCTTCCTTTAAGCCGCCTTTAGTTGTCAATTGTGTCAAACAAGATTCTAAATCTCACGCAATGATTAAAAATAGCGGGGTATTTGCTATCAGCTTCTTAGATGATTCACAAAAAGAAGTCGCCCAAAAATTTTTTCAACCACAACGCCGTGTGGGTAACAAATTTGAGGATGTAGAATTTTACATCGGCGAAACTGGATGTCCCATTATTTCTGACAGTCTAGGCTACATTGAATGTCAAGTAGTTGATGCGGTAGAAAAAGGCGATCATACTATCTATGTTGGTGAAGTGATTGCTGCGGGCGTTCACCGCGAAGGTGAATCTCTTAGATTAGAAACTACAGGTTGGAACTATGGTGGCTAA
- a CDS encoding phenylpyruvate tautomerase MIF-related protein — MPLIKVQTSVASVEKSDAEALLKNLSSALAKHLGKPESYVMTALESGIPMTFAGTLDPACYIEIKSIGTMKPEQTKAMSQDFCQQINQALGVDKSRVYIEFADAKGYMWGWNGSTFG, encoded by the coding sequence ATGCCTTTGATCAAAGTTCAAACTTCTGTGGCTAGTGTTGAGAAATCTGATGCTGAAGCTTTACTTAAGAATCTTTCTTCAGCATTAGCAAAACATTTGGGTAAACCAGAATCTTATGTTATGACAGCTTTGGAGTCTGGAATTCCGATGACTTTCGCTGGTACGCTTGACCCAGCTTGCTATATCGAAATTAAAAGCATTGGTACGATGAAGCCAGAGCAAACTAAAGCAATGAGCCAAGATTTTTGTCAACAGATTAATCAAGCTTTGGGTGTTGATAAAAGTCGAGTTTATATTGAATTTGCAGACGCAAAAGGTTATATGTGGGGCTGGAATGGTTCTACGTTTGGTTAA
- the lgt gene encoding prolipoprotein diacylglyceryl transferase, whose amino-acid sequence MLLASHLLAQFASPGPIFINIGPITIRWYGLLIASAVLIGITLSQYLAKQRKVNPDLIGDLAIWLVIGAIPAARLYYVLFEWSEYAQNPERIIAIWQGGIAIHGAIIGGLLAALIFARIRRVSFWQLADLVAPSLILGQAIGRWGNFFNSEAFGNPTNLPWRLYIPPEMRPPEFANFAYFHPTFLYESLWNLMVFALLITLFVRDVRGKQRLKTGTLFLVYLVAYSLGRVWIEGLRTDSLMLGPLRVAQVVSLTGIAVGLVGLVWLYVYKRALPDVVEEEVKGEG is encoded by the coding sequence ATGTTACTAGCTTCCCACTTACTGGCTCAGTTTGCTTCTCCAGGTCCTATTTTTATTAATATTGGACCAATCACAATCCGCTGGTATGGTTTACTTATCGCTTCAGCTGTATTAATTGGCATTACGCTTTCGCAGTATCTCGCGAAGCAACGCAAAGTCAATCCAGATTTAATCGGTGACTTAGCAATTTGGTTAGTTATTGGCGCAATACCTGCTGCGCGTTTATACTATGTCTTATTTGAGTGGTCAGAATACGCGCAGAATCCTGAGCGGATTATTGCGATTTGGCAAGGAGGAATTGCCATTCACGGAGCAATTATTGGTGGTTTGCTGGCTGCGCTGATTTTCGCACGCATCCGGCGAGTTTCGTTTTGGCAGTTAGCCGATTTAGTCGCCCCCTCACTCATTTTAGGGCAGGCAATTGGTCGTTGGGGTAATTTTTTCAACTCCGAAGCTTTTGGAAATCCAACAAATCTACCTTGGAGACTGTATATCCCTCCCGAAATGCGTCCGCCAGAATTTGCCAATTTCGCTTACTTCCATCCCACCTTTTTGTATGAATCGCTGTGGAATTTGATGGTATTTGCGTTGTTAATCACTTTATTCGTGAGAGATGTACGAGGTAAACAACGCCTAAAGACTGGCACATTGTTTCTTGTTTATCTCGTTGCTTATAGCTTGGGACGCGTTTGGATTGAAGGATTGCGCACTGATAGTTTAATGCTTGGGCCACTACGCGTTGCTCAGGTAGTTAGTTTAACAGGAATCGCGGTCGGATTAGTAGGCTTAGTTTGGTTATATGTCTACAAACGGGCTTTACCTGATGTGGTAGAGGAAGAAGTGAAAGGTGAGGGATGA
- a CDS encoding flagellar motor protein has product MRNSNRQTQQTYEELNVWSAFTDLMSNTFMIAMLFLLLALVKGAIAQTEVAEIQTPKSPPPILVIEDEGAYRFASGSAEIPPIMNAYINNKIVPEIERNTKEYQINVVEIIGHTDGQGNGNAASNLDQNLEKVANGSIPVRQLKAGSNADLGLMRALAVVKVLQDVQSKGKLKGLKFRAYSAAQLILPNGNFASVNRQPDATRRRIEIRFTRPGEPIKVK; this is encoded by the coding sequence ATGCGTAACTCTAACAGGCAAACTCAACAAACATATGAAGAATTAAATGTTTGGTCTGCGTTTACAGACTTGATGTCCAATACATTTATGATAGCTATGTTGTTTTTATTATTAGCTCTCGTTAAAGGTGCGATCGCGCAAACTGAAGTTGCAGAAATTCAAACTCCCAAAAGCCCTCCTCCCATACTTGTAATTGAAGACGAAGGCGCTTACAGATTCGCTTCAGGAAGTGCGGAAATTCCACCAATTATGAATGCATACATCAACAATAAAATTGTTCCAGAAATTGAGCGCAATACAAAAGAATATCAAATTAACGTTGTAGAAATTATCGGTCACACTGACGGTCAAGGCAACGGTAACGCTGCTAGTAACTTAGACCAAAACTTAGAAAAAGTCGCCAACGGAAGTATACCTGTAAGACAACTCAAAGCAGGGTCTAATGCTGACCTTGGATTGATGCGTGCTTTAGCAGTTGTTAAAGTTTTGCAGGATGTTCAATCTAAAGGAAAGCTAAAAGGTTTAAAATTTAGAGCTTATTCCGCTGCACAACTAATCTTACCCAATGGCAATTTTGCATCTGTCAATCGCCAACCAGATGCAACGCGGCGACGTATTGAAATTCGTTTTACTCGCCCAGGCGAGCCAATTAAGGTGAAGTAA
- the rlmN gene encoding 23S rRNA (adenine(2503)-C(2))-methyltransferase RlmN, with the protein MSSQSTKQTLETTIPITAPQQLLGLSLAELTDWVVSQGQPAYRGRQLYEWIYKKGARSLDVISVFPKTWRAAIADVSIGRSQIYYRSVAPDETVKYLLQLSDGKIIETVGIPTKKRLTVCVSTQVGCPMACDFCATGKGGFMRNLGVHEIIDQVLTVQEDWQRRVSHIVFMGMGEPLLNTANVVAAIKSLNQDVGIGQRGITISTVGIPGHIARLAQHQLQVTLAVSLHAANQALREKLIPSARYYPLENLIDECYQYVQITGRRITFEYILLAGVNDSTKQAAELAQLLRGFQTHVNLIPYNPIREADYQRPTFRGIQAFVDVLHQHQIAVSVRYSRGLEADAACGQLRAAQA; encoded by the coding sequence ATGAGTAGTCAAAGCACAAAGCAAACGCTAGAGACAACAATACCAATTACTGCACCGCAACAACTTTTGGGTCTAAGTTTAGCCGAGTTGACTGACTGGGTAGTTTCTCAAGGACAACCAGCGTATCGCGGGCGACAGCTATATGAGTGGATTTACAAAAAAGGCGCGCGATCGCTTGACGTAATTTCTGTTTTCCCCAAAACATGGCGGGCGGCGATTGCTGATGTTTCCATTGGGCGATCGCAAATTTACTATCGTTCGGTTGCGCCGGATGAAACCGTTAAGTATCTGCTACAGCTGAGTGATGGAAAAATTATCGAAACTGTCGGTATTCCTACCAAAAAGCGTCTCACAGTTTGCGTTTCTACGCAAGTCGGTTGCCCGATGGCGTGCGATTTTTGCGCGACAGGAAAAGGCGGCTTTATGCGTAACCTAGGGGTACATGAAATTATCGACCAAGTTTTAACTGTTCAAGAAGACTGGCAACGCCGCGTTAGCCATATCGTGTTTATGGGAATGGGCGAACCGTTGCTCAATACCGCCAATGTTGTTGCAGCTATCAAATCATTAAATCAAGACGTTGGAATTGGACAGCGTGGAATCACAATTTCTACGGTCGGTATTCCTGGACATATCGCACGCTTAGCACAGCATCAACTCCAAGTGACTCTGGCTGTTAGCCTTCACGCTGCCAATCAAGCGTTACGCGAAAAACTAATTCCGAGTGCGCGTTATTACCCTTTAGAAAATTTAATCGACGAGTGTTATCAATACGTACAAATTACTGGTCGCCGAATTACTTTTGAATATATTCTCCTTGCTGGAGTAAATGATAGTACAAAACAAGCAGCCGAGTTAGCTCAGCTGCTGCGCGGGTTTCAAACTCACGTGAATTTAATCCCTTACAACCCCATTCGGGAAGCGGACTACCAGCGTCCCACTTTTCGCGGAATTCAAGCTTTTGTTGACGTCTTGCATCAACATCAAATTGCGGTTAGCGTGCGTTACTCGCGTGGTTTGGAGGCTGATGCTGCTTGTGGGCAATTGCGGGCAGCGCAGGCTTAA